The following is a genomic window from Xenopus laevis strain J_2021 chromosome 2L, Xenopus_laevis_v10.1, whole genome shotgun sequence.
gagattttcttttcctggactgaagcatggcagtgggcacaggAAGTAAAGGGTATGGCTGGATGTGTCATTTTTACACCATGTTTTATGCCTCCTACAGATCACGCTCTAAGACTGTGGAACATTCAGACAGACACGCTTGTAGCCATTTTTGGTGGAGTGGAAGGTCACCGAGATGAGGTGTTGAGTGCGGTATGTACACTACATTTGGAACTCGGGGTGGGGGTGCGTTAGTGATGTGGAGACCCGTTAAGAGAGGGTCCTGTGTTTCTTGCCTGACCAGATTTTCCACCTTTCCAGGTTAATATATAAATTCATCCCGGTCAGATATTGATTTGACTTGCTCAGAAGAAGTTCATATCACCCCATATACAACTTGCCTAATGGGGGTTTATTCGCaccaacagttcccctttaatttagttTAGGGCACACTGCTTTGTTGATTACTTTAGATGATACCCCAGTCTGTGGCTTTCTGTTTCTGGTATATGTTTGTGAAATAGATAAAGAGCATGTagaatatattttctattaaatCATATTGTTTGACGTTGCTATAAACCAGCATTACATTGTAATCATGCTGCCTCTTGATTTGCCTTAGGACTATGATTTGCTCGGTGAGAAGATCATGTCATGCGGTATGGACCATTCCCTTAAACTCTGGAGAATTAACTCTTTAAGAATGAAAACCGCCATCAAAGAATCGTATGAGTACAACCCCAGTAAAACAAACAGGTAATGCAGTACTTGACTGAGCTTCATTCTGGACACAGGGCAGGATTTGATATCTAAGTTATATTGCCTATTATGGGCATACAATTAAAATGATGGCTTAAATGCAGCAATAGCTGCAGTGGGGCAAATACACTAACTTATCCTTGCAGCTGCACTTCTGGTTATTGAGTGTTTATAGCAGAAGTGCAGCTGCAAGGATCAGTTTGTGTATGTGCCCCACTGcagctatttatttattgtatttaattaaaggagaacaaaagcctaactaaagaagtagctagaaatgttgtaaattgttttttgcttctgtaccagcccaaggcaaccacagccctttagcagtaaagatctgtgtctccaaagatgccccagtagctccccatcttcttttctgctgattcccaacACATactcacttactgagctttgggactaactcacaatatacagaataaaaatgtcacaatataatgctgattatTACTTAAAGAGCAACTATCGCAAACATGAAATATTAATATGTTTCAGCAATATAagaagttttataaatataatcaattaaattctgtaccgtttctgaaataattacatttatgttcactattcctctctcagcatctgtttctcttcattctgccttcattcagcagttgggtgtcagatattcattgacagttagatccaatatatcttataggggggctccttttgcctagaagatgtattagagctcactctattaaaatcaccagacattatgtctctctacatgcaggatttgtgcaaaaggcagttattttgttagattttgtttgtactgaaatagGTAAATTGAgtaagctctaattcatctgctaggaaaggattTGGTTTATTGATTATTtcggaaacaatgcagaatatttaattgattatatttagaaaatttctttcagtatgatgaattatattaattttttggatatttcccctttaatatagataattactacatgtctgTTCAGAAACCAGTgtagtcctgtagcatcagcttatattataggagaacctcattttctgcttgataattagtgacgagccctaagcttcgcttctcaacagccaatcagagcccactgagcatgtgagtgtcacagacactttccaagatggtgaccccctgtgacaagtttgaagtcctggatcattgctgctattgacaagctaaaactttaggctggtgcaataagttcactatataaaatatggtatttttaaccatatacatttttagtgtttagttctcctttaagtcctctATTTCCCAATAGCCTACATGGGAGGAAGAAGTTATAGAAGTGGCTCCTAGTTTTGATACtacttgaatatttttttcttccccttttgTATTACTAAATGGAAGTGAATTGATCTTTTAATTACCTTTATCTTCTCAAAGCGTATCTTCCTTTGGCATCCCAGTGTTCTAATCCTATTTGTTGAAAACAGGCACACTCACGTCAGAAACTTGTACAGAAGTGCCATATAACTATGCTGCACATATATTTCAAAGACCCCAGTTGCTTCCATGTTATATCCGACCCAGTCACAGTAGCTTGTAAATCCTAATCATCTACTGCTGGTCCAGAGCTGCAACACACTATCTGTTATGAGCTCTACATTTGGCCACCCCTAAGTGTGAacgcctttccttttcctttattaaTGGGTCTTAAAACATTGGCTTTGTTAGTCCTTTAGGATcccatatattcatttttagaatgaAACGTTGATTGTTTTACATTAGATTTGTGTTACAGATCAGTCAGAAAAATCCACATGTATTTTCTCATTGCAGGCCATTTGTCTCACAGAAGAtccattttcctgatttttctaCAAGGGACATACATAGAAACTATGTTGACTGTGTAAGGTGGTTAGGAGACCTTATTTTGTCTAAGGTGAGTGTTACTTTCAAAAGGACATAAGGCTGAAACTTGTATTCTGTAAGTCATTTTAAGCCCACACTAGGGGtatttttttgttcctttaaagttgaattttaaagagagaaaaaattagattttattttttgcctttacatcccctttaaggcataataataatcatatgtgggttaaaggggttgttcacctttgagttacttttagtatgatgtaaagagtgatattctgagacaatttgcaattggtttttgttttttattatttgtggtttttgagttatttagctttttattcagcagctctccagtttacaaatCCAGCAATCTAGCTTTTAAGGTggaaatgaccctagcaaccatgcacttttagaaaaagagactggaatatgattaggggagggtctgaatcgaaagatgagtaataaaacagcaataacaatacatttgaagctttatatttgaaagctggaaaaagttagaagaaggcaaattattaaaaaactataaataagaaacaatgaaggccaattatgaatttgcttagaattaacatactaaaagttaacttaaaggtgaaccaccctttttaaaggagatctaaagcctAACTagagtagctagaaatgttgtacattgttttgtgcttctgtaccagcccaaggcaaccacagccctttagcagtaaagatctgtgtctccaaagatgccccaatagctccccatcttcttttctgctgattcactgcacatgctctgtgctgctgtcacttactgagcttagggacccactcacattatacagtacacatagaatagaaatgtcacaatataaggctgattagtaattaatacagataattactacatggcagcacagaaaccagtgcaattagcatcagaatttaataatcagcaaacctgtagcatcagcttatattacaggggaagctcattttctgctggataattagtgacgagccctaagcttagcttctcaacagccaatcagagcccactgagcatgtgagtgtcacagacactttccaagatggtgaccccctgtgacaagtttgaagtcctggatcattgctgctattgacaagctgaaactttagcctcgtgcaagaagttcactatataaaatatgccatttttacccatattcattattaggttttagttctcctttaacaccaatGGGCTAGAAGTGGACCCCCTTATGTGTTTAATTATTATGTATAGGGTGGATCTGGAGGAGCCTGGAATGTAAGTGTACTTTGAAGAGGGAGTTCCTACCTAAGCAATCATCTCTGTTGttattatatatctgtaaccatttTATCTGTCAAAACCAAAATGTTGGAACACAGAGCGGTGGCTCTTTAAATGAAAAGGAATATTCTGTCTAGATCAAAATACCACTCCGAAATTGTGAACTGAGTAACAGATATCCGTGTAGAAACGCTTAATAAAACAACTCTGTAATTTCAGTCTTGTGAAAATGCGATTGTGTGCTGGAAACCTGGTAAAATGGAAGATGATATAGACAAGATCAAACCCAGCGAGTCCAATGTGACAATTCTTGGGAGATTTGATTACAGTCAGTGTGATATTTGGTATATGAGGTTTTCCATGGACTTTTGGCAAAAGGTAAGTTACATCGCATCTTTCTCATGAAAAAGCTCTCCTGTTATAAggttttttgggtgttttttttttttttttgctattttctaaaaaaaaaaaatcaacaaatccCTCCCAGCTGAAACAACTCTTAATCGCTTTCAATTAGTTGCTGATATTTCTCAGCACCAGAAATGCCTGCAGCTAATGtataaaattgtacaatttgCTTTCATGGATTTCAGTAAAGCTTTAACTTGGGGAGCAGAGTCCTGGTCAGGTGCCTGCACACATTTTAGGATTTTGTGGGGAAAGGCCTGATTCCCTGACCATGCAAACATCCCACCTGttttacagatagctagaatctcagccataaagcaggacaggactgctgctaacaatggggatcagataggatctgtgcagccgctgggacagaatgctctgttatacagatagctagaatctcagctgccataaaacaggacaggactgctgcttacaatggggatcagataggatctgtgcagccactgggacagaatgttcggttatacagatagctagaatctcagctgccataaagcaggacaggactgctgcttacaatggggatcagataggatctgtgcagccactgggacagaatgctctgttatacagatagctagaatctcagctgccataaagcaggacaggactgctgcttacaatggggatcagataggatctgtgcagccactgggacagaatgctctgttatacagatagctagaatctcagccataaagcagggcaggactgctgcttacaatggggatcagataggatctatgcagccactgggacagaatgctctgttatacagatagctagaatctcagctgccaaaaagcagggctggactgctgcttacaatggggatcagataggatctgtgcagccactgggactgaatgctgTTTCAGAATGCTACACAATCCTCTGCTTCAGTTCTGCCAGGTATGCAAGGAAACGGATACaatgcagtttttataaaaaaaagaaaagtaaaattgaTCAGTAATGCAAAAAGCGAATGCAAATGATGTAATATTCCTGTAATCTTTTCTGAATGGGGAGGGTTGTAGAAACTGTATGTGCAGCAGACCTGCAGTATAGTTCCACTGTGCCCTGCCCCTGGTATGTATCGTTGTACAATGTCTTTTTCTTGATAAGATGCTGGCCTTGGGTAACCAAGTAGGAAAGCTCTACGTTTGGGACTTGGAAGCAGAAGATCCACATAAGGCCAAGtatgttttttcaattttattgcaGTATGTTTTGTAGTTACTTTGTGCCTTAGGTGTGTGGCACCACGGCTATATTGTGCTATGCATGTCATTGTCATTAAATGTTATCTTCATATTGCCCTATTGCCAGGGATACAATTTGAGTGACATAACGCTGTATATTGTACAAATGGCAAAGTAAAAAGACCGGATTAAAGGAGGCAAAACGGGTAAAGTCTCTGTTATATGGAGTGTCCAAATAGTGCGGTACCTGAgggttctttaaaggaacagttcagtataaaaaccgtgtaaataaataggttgtgcaaaatgaaaatgtttctaatatagttagttagccaaaaatgtaatatatatatatatatatatatatatatatatataatatatatatatatatatatatatatatatatatatatatatatatatatatatatatatatatatatatatatatatatatatatataaaaaggcaaTTGATCCtccacattcagctcagattcaaaagcaacagatatgacccatgttggtccccctcaagtctctgattggttactgcctggtaaccaatcagtggaagccaagagagctgaaaagcaggaagtagtgttctggctactatgttacacatccagtcactccagtctttatacattacatttttggctaactaactatattagatacatttttattttgcacagcctctctatttacccagtttttatttttatcctgaacaattcctttaaattcagTCCTTTTTGTTGGCAATTGTCAACTTaaatgcaaccaatcagatggccagttttagatattttttaaatgtcttcCATATTTGTATGTCCTATATAAAACACAACCATCCTGCTTATGGTTATGTCCCTTTACAGAGACTCTTCCATTATAAACAATTGTAGTATTCATTGTGTACTTCTCCGAATACGCAAGACAAGCCTTGATATACAATTTGAGAGAAAGGAGTCTGCTAATGAGACAGCCTGTCTGTAGAgtgagacagagaaagagacatATTTATTTATCATGGCTGAGTGTAGCACAAGGAAGAGTTGTCTAGATATGAGGTAACCATTCTTCATTATTCTTTTTGTAGGTGTACAACACTCACGTACCCCAAATGTGCATCGGCGGTGAGACAGACAAGTTTCAGCAGAGACAGCAGTATTCTCGTAGCAGTGTGTGATGACGCTACCATTTGGCGCTGGGACAGACTCCGGTGAATGTTCTTCCTGCGCGGGACACTCCCAATTCACCGTTTTGGTATAAAGCACCGTCGTGTTTGTGTTGACTGTAGCCGAGTGTAGTGTGCGCCTCTCTTTCGCCTTCTCCATACTGTTTATCCTGCTACAATTCAGCTGCttttaataaagatttatttttgtacagttttCTGTAATGTCTATggattttaatgtatttactgtaaaatgtatatgaCATTTGCTATGTTTCATACAGGCATGTCTGAAGCCAGAATAAGTGGATGTGTTTTGTAAATAtcttgcagcatttttttttttaaataacgtaactgtttatttaaatgaaagtcTTATTGTGATGGTTATTTGCAATAACTGCCAAACTGACTGAGTGGACTAAATAAATGTGACGTCGTTGAAAATGCCCCTTTAGAACTGACCTGAAATACAATGTTGTGGCTTGTTCTGGAGAATTGGTTAAATAAATGAAGCAATGAAAACCTTCCTCTCTATCTTGTAGCAGAAGATGCTTCCAGCACACCTCCGTATCTGTTTGGGAAACTCAActgtgtgttaaaggggtggtttacctttctgttaacttctagtatgttctCAAATGGTCcgttttaaacaactttttaattggtcatcactttttatagtttcttaattattCGTCTTttacttttcagctttcatatgggggtcactgaccccatataaataacaaatgctctgtaaggctacaaatgtattgttattgctgctttttattactttcctcttcttcggggcgaataatctccgcaaactgccttcccgccggctggaatgtaaatcaccggcggggtggGCACATCGTTATCGACATTAGTCGCCCCACAAAGTGATTTGtcacagggcgactaatctccccgaatctgattgtctctgccctaaaaccacgaatgtcatcaCATTTATTAGTTTTGAAAagtatgcattaaaaaaaaaaaaagctgaaaaaacgATCTGAAAAAAGAAATTCCAAAACCTCAGTCTGGATTGATTAAAAAACAATCCAATAGGATCAatgtagctcccattgacttttgtaGGACCTATACaacttttgtggtttttacacataacaaatctcaattttttttgttttagaaaaataggaaaaccacaaatttagtaaaaaaaaaaaaatagaaatttagtaaattggcccctaagactGAACTTATATATTATTCAcggttttgttttcattttgggaATGTGtctgtgtcggactggggggggtgGTCTTGGCCCACCACGGCTGCCTTATTAGGGACCCGCAAGCGGTTCTCCTGGTCCCCAACTCCCCCCTCGCCAACTTCAGGGCCTCCACCCTGCCCAACGTGtacttgcaatttttttctttccgtagaggaggagcagttgagtggcccagtccgaccctgccaatAGTCCTAAAGGTTGACTCTTTCACTGGATCTTGAAACTACGGGTGTGCCACATGGTCACTGCTTCACTAGCCTATTCTTGGTTCCAATGTCTTCCTTGTAAATAACATTGGAACCAAGAATAGGCCTGCtatagaaagattttttttgttttgttttttagcagGAAAGGTGCCAACCTTGCTCTCTTACTGTTGTTGGAAAATGCTGcagaggagaattcaaccctacgttaaaaaaaaccctactctccccccaccctacatagatcccctcctcccccccagccaaagtgttaccccaggcaaatgctccTAATGTTTAACTTAATTTAacttcaggcattggagttcactggcgccatcttcagcctcttcagtaatcttcggaataaaactggcgcttcggcaattttcgcgAGTGTCGGTGctacgctggtctcattccgaagagaagaagatggcgcctgtgaactctgtctGAAtcttaagtaaaatgttaggggcatttgcctggggtaacacttaacGCTGGGgcggggagggggtctatgtagggtagggggggttagggttttttttaacattagggttgaattcttcttgaATAACAGTTGTGTTGAAAAATACCAGTAGTTACCAAACTGTGAGGGTACTCCCCATGTTAGGGTTGCCAGCTAACTAGTAAATAATGCTTGATGCTAAAGTTATTAATTGGCAAAAATTTACAAAGATCGGTACAGGAGGCAAGCTTATCCCCTTGGTGGGGCTTAGCCTGAAAGTCAGATGGGTAAACATATTTGATGGCCTAGATATTCTCGAAGCTATGGCTTATAgcaattcatatatatttataatacacaagctatgaatgtcctgtaaatgatatccttataaacagtgcttagtgatgtcatcgatAATCTgaccttagtgatgtcattttgatcacatgactcactgaaacttgtgtattataataaataaagtaccccctgttgcaaaataccccctttttccaaaaaaaaaaaataattttttccagcACATTGCCTAATGATTTTTGCGCATTCGCGATGCACCACCGCCTAAGAGTTCTTAGCGGCGCCTTcacgtcacagtaggggggccggAAGGGGGCCCGGgactgcagtcccggtgggcttcgggccccccagtctgaccctgctgaaAACAGTGGGCCATCGGGCCAGTGAAAGTGATGCTTGAtgccaagaaaaatacatttccagaaaagttggcaagtTTAACAGTGGGTATTGAATTATGGACATTATACAAACTATTAAAACAATGTTTTGTGTGTTGCACAATGTACAGGGTAATGTGTTGTATTTACCGCACTCCTGTAATTCACTTCagctgcaatggtggtgctggttctccatTGATCCGTCAAGGTCCCTTGGCAACAGCGATTTTTGAATACGGATCCGCACTTGCTCAATATTctgcagtatttttttattacattatcaccAAAATAGTATCAACGTTTCGGAGAGGGttccttcatcaggatacaatcaCATGTGCACCAATCACCTCTATAATCACAACCCCGCCTCTTGCCTCACATTCCAGTGTTCACAgtgaaagggaatttttttttaacccttgcaTGACTCCAAATCCAAAACGAGTATAAGTCCATATGTAATTTTAAAGTCTTTCAAGAACATAAATCACATCTAGTTCACCAGAgttgtattaataaatagtagAAAAATAGTTACATGCATAAATTACACAACGTGATTAAATATGGTTATAAAAGATTGAAAGCAGTTACTCACTACCAGTGCGGTTGTTATTTGTACCACAATCATTTGTATTCCCCCCAGTATTTCTCATCTGTGAAAAGACATACATAAAAGAGGTAAAGGTCAAAATACaaaatttcttaaaggagaatgaaaggctaaaactaagtaagctttatcagaaaggtctatataaataccagttaacactcaaagtaatgctgctcctctgtcaaaagaaacacagcatttctttccttctattctattgtgtactcatgggcttctgtatcagacatcctgttttcatcttaaagctccagggcagggcttgagcatgctcagtttgctcctctccccctcccatctctgctgtaatctgagctcagagctgtaagtgactcaggcaggaagtgatgtcacaccaagcttaaatggcagtttctatcctaaacagagacagtgtctagagttgtttactcaggtatggtaaagcattctgctgaataaatatagcattctagcttgcactattgtggctaatctattggcaataaactgtcttggagctttccttctttaaaataCCAGTTACAAAAAGCAAGTTAGACTAAAATTCTCATTGAGGCCCTTTGGAAAAAGCGTTTTCAATTGCCATATCCAAAAGGCCTCACCTcttagtaagtaaggttgaaaaaacacacacggCTTTGAACTCTGTTTTAACCTgtcttaactgccagttgatccagaggaaggcaaacaacaaACACACAttagaagcctctccaatttgcctgagaggggaaaaaattccttcctgactccaaaagggcaatgggaccagtccctggatcaacttgtactatgagctatctcccatatccctgtcttccctcacttgctaaacacatccaaccccttcttatacctatctaatgtatcagcctgtaccactgattcagggagagaattccacatcttcacagctctcactgtaacaaacaccttcccaatatttaggcggaacctcttttcttctaatcggaatgggtgaccttgtgtcagatggaaagacctactggtaaataaagcattagagagattattacatgatccccttatatatttatacatagttatcatatcaccccttaagtgcctcttctccagcgtgaacatccccaatttggccagtctttcctcatagctaagattttccctttaccagcttagttgcccttctctgtaccctctctaatacaataatgtcctgtttgagtgatggagaccaaaactgtacggcatattctagatggggccttaccagtgctctatacagtggaagaatgaccccctcctcccgtgactctatgccccatttaatacggctcaagaccttatttgcccttgatgctgctgactggcattgcttgctacagacaagtttattatctacaaggactccaaggtccttttccataatggatttgcctagtgcagtcccattaagggtataagtggatatttttacatcccaggtgcaggactttacatttatcaacattgaatctcatttgccacttagctgcccagattgccagtttgtcaagatcctgttgcaagtgccacatcctggatggaattaattgggctgatagttttgtgtcatctgcaaacactgatacattacttacaacaccctcccctaagtcattagttgttaatgaacaagttaaataaaacgtGTTcattaaactgtgtttttgtgtctcaaaattgttccaaagtatcttatttgcacctgttagctgttctgggctctctgctaaaagccaattcagtgagaaactttgtttctttttctggctgttcagtgcagagaaaagagggactttccagtacaaatgagggactgcgggttgagctgtcaaaagagggactgtccctccaaaaaagggacagttgggaggtatgtatatttGTCTCACATCACATTATATAAGGTCTACACCTACAGCACAGGGAATGTCAGACATTTCTGCTTGAAGCCCACTTGTGAGGTGTAATAAATAGCTGAGCACTGCTGCACCTCTAAAATCAACATATGAATAACAGTAATCCCTTATGTGTCCCTCTCCCTATCTCATTTCTCACAATAAAGATGGCCGACACCAGGACGAATACAAGGCGTTTTCTGTTGCCTGCGAGACAAGCGAGCCACTATTTTGCCCAACTCAATCATGGCGGAGCCGCGTTAATGAATAGTTCGCCTTATTCCAGCGGGCGAAATCTTCTCATTTGATCTAGAGGACTGCCATTAACAAATATGGCGTCGAGGGGCATTGGCTGTGGGCGGTACGTGAAGGCTGTTGTGTGCTGTACGTTGTGATTTCATGTGTCCTAAAGCGACCGGAGCATTCTGGAAGTTTCTGTCTGGGTTTAAGTGTGCGCCAGCGATCTGGGAAGGGAATTAAGAAGCAGATATTAGTGCGGGCTCGTGGGAGCAGACATGTTCGGGTGCCTTGTGGCCGGGAGGCTGGTGAGTGACAGGAGGGAGCAGAGCCTACTGGGAAATATTGTAGGCCTTTTTCATTTGCATATATGTCATAATACCCAAGGCTTGGGCCCTAGATACTGTTGTGTTCCTGCAGTGTGTCAGGCCTTTACACAGTACATCAGAGATACTATTCGACCTGACCTGAGTCCCTTAGATTTTAGGGAAAGTAGAATAATtggatatttacagtatatactttagGGATGTCCAACATGTGTCCTTCCCTGTAGTCTAACAATAACTGGACATTCCCAGATTGGATAACCCTGATTGTCCTGTGGATAGTTCACCGGTCAAAATAGACCAACTGCACAGACGCACGATCATAACATCGTT
Proteins encoded in this region:
- the eed.L gene encoding polycomb protein eed-A, which produces MSEASGRAAGNEMPAKKQKLSSDENSNPELSGDENDDSVSIESGTNTERPDTPTNAANAPGRKAWGKGKWKSKKCKYSFKCVNSLKEDHNQPLFGVQFNWHSKEGDPLVFATVGSNRVTLYECHPQGDIRLLQSYVDADADENFYTCAWTYDSNTSHPLLAVAGSRGIIRIINPITMQCIKHYVGHGNAINELKFHPRDPNLLLSVSKDHALRLWNIQTDTLVAIFGGVEGHRDEVLSADYDLLGEKIMSCGMDHSLKLWRINSLRMKTAIKESYEYNPSKTNRPFVSQKIHFPDFSTRDIHRNYVDCVRWLGDLILSKSCENAIVCWKPGKMEDDIDKIKPSESNVTILGRFDYSQCDIWYMRFSMDFWQKMLALGNQVGKLYVWDLEAEDPHKAKCTTLTYPKCASAVRQTSFSRDSSILVAVCDDATIWRWDRLR